One window from the genome of Haloprofundus halobius encodes:
- a CDS encoding ABC transporter ATP-binding protein — protein MSDNTMADRTTRSTESVLELDGVSKRFGEETVIKELSLTVEDGEILTLLGPSGCGKTTTLRLVAGLERPDTGEIRIDGDVVSGNGSFRSPEERDVGVVFQEFALFPHLTAAENVAFGLKEWDESDREARVDELLALVDLDAQRDSYPDELSGGQQQRVALARSLAPEPDVLLLDEPFSNLDVDLRVRMREEVRRILKEAGVTAVSVTHDQEEAMSISDRVAVVNAGRIEQIGRPEQVFQHPESRFVAGFLGHASFLAGTVGRDAVSTAIGDVSRERIHGLAPEYEGSAIELLVRPDDLEATPDSDGHGVVASRRYLGPTALYEIELDSGETVSCMHNHDVHLDRGERVSLSLVASHDLSWFPEGADTVVDR, from the coding sequence ATGAGCGATAACACGATGGCCGACAGGACGACGCGCTCGACAGAATCGGTGCTGGAACTCGACGGCGTCTCCAAACGCTTCGGCGAGGAGACGGTCATCAAGGAGCTCTCGTTGACCGTCGAAGACGGCGAGATACTCACGCTGCTCGGCCCCTCGGGCTGCGGGAAGACGACGACGCTCAGGCTCGTCGCCGGGCTGGAGCGCCCCGACACGGGCGAGATACGCATCGACGGCGACGTCGTCTCCGGGAACGGTTCGTTCCGTTCGCCCGAGGAGCGCGACGTCGGCGTCGTCTTCCAGGAGTTCGCGCTGTTCCCGCACCTCACGGCGGCCGAGAACGTCGCCTTCGGACTGAAGGAGTGGGACGAGAGCGACCGCGAGGCGCGGGTCGACGAACTGCTGGCGCTCGTCGACCTCGACGCCCAGCGCGACTCCTACCCCGACGAGCTCTCCGGCGGGCAGCAGCAGCGCGTCGCCCTCGCGCGGTCGCTCGCGCCCGAGCCCGACGTGCTGCTGCTCGACGAGCCGTTCTCGAATCTCGACGTCGACCTCCGCGTCCGGATGCGCGAGGAGGTCCGCCGCATCCTCAAGGAGGCGGGCGTCACCGCCGTCTCGGTCACGCACGACCAGGAGGAGGCGATGTCGATCTCCGACCGCGTCGCCGTCGTCAACGCCGGCCGAATCGAACAGATCGGCCGCCCCGAACAGGTGTTTCAGCATCCGGAGTCGCGCTTCGTCGCCGGCTTCCTCGGTCACGCGAGCTTCCTCGCGGGCACCGTCGGCCGCGACGCCGTCTCGACGGCCATCGGCGACGTCTCGCGCGAGCGGATTCACGGCCTCGCGCCGGAGTACGAGGGTTCGGCGATAGAGCTCCTCGTCCGCCCGGATGACCTCGAAGCGACGCCCGACTCCGACGGCCACGGCGTCGTCGCCTCCCGGCGCTACCTCGGTCCGACGGCGCTGTACGAAATCGAACTCGATTCCGGCGAGACGGTTAGCTGCATGCACAACCACGACGTCCACCTCGACCGGGGCGAGCGCGTCTCCCTCTCGCTGGTGGCGTCGCACGACCTCTCGTGGTTCCCCGAGGGAGCCGACACCGTCGTCGACCGCTGA